The Kribbella sp. HUAS MG21 genome includes the window CGCGCCGGGGTCAGCCGCACGGACGCCGGGTGGGCGATCCGCGCCTCGGAGTCGAAGATCAGCCGGCTCGAGCTCGGGCGGGTCGGGTTCAAGGAGCGGGATGTCGCCGATCTGCTGACCTTGTACGGCGTGCACGAGGCGCACGAGCGGGACCGGCTGCTGGATCTCGCGCGCGAGGCGAACGATCCGGGCTGGTGGCATCGGTACGGTGACGTCACGCCCGAGTGGTTCGACGCGTACCTCGGGCTCGAGGCGACCGCCGAGCTGATCCGCACGTACGAGATCCAGTTCGTCCCGGGCCTGCTGCAAACCGCCGACTACGCCCGCGCCGTCGCCCGCCTCGGTCCCAGCGGCACCCGCCCGGACAGCGAGATCGAACGCCTCGTCGCGCTCCGCACCCGCCGCCAGCGAGCACTCGACCGCGAGCCGCCCCTCAAGCTGTGGGCCGTGATCGAGGAGGCCGTCCTCCGCCGACCGATCGGCGGTACGGCGGTGCTGCGCGACCAGCTCGACGCCCTCCTCGAAGCGACCACCCGGCCGAACGTCACCGTCCAGATCATCCCGCTCGAAAGCTCCGGCCACGCGGCGACCGGCGGTGCGTTCAGCCTGCTGCGTTTCCCGCAGCGCGACCTGCCCGACATCGTCTACCTCGAGCATCTGACCAGCGCGCTGTACCTGGACAAGCGCGACGACGTCGAGACCTACACCCAGGCCCTCGAGCTGCTCGCGTCCACGAGTCCCCCGCCCCAGCAGACCGAGCGCCAGCTGCTTCGGCTCCTTCAGCGACTCGCCTGAGGAGGGACCTTCTCCCGTTCGTCCGCCGTCAGCGCAAGCTCCGGGTGGTGCAGGTCGAAGGCCGGCGACTCCGACCGGAT containing:
- a CDS encoding helix-turn-helix transcriptional regulator, translated to MAGRSVVGPTALRMMLGGHLRELRERAGVSRTDAGWAIRASESKISRLELGRVGFKERDVADLLTLYGVHEAHERDRLLDLAREANDPGWWHRYGDVTPEWFDAYLGLEATAELIRTYEIQFVPGLLQTADYARAVARLGPSGTRPDSEIERLVALRTRRQRALDREPPLKLWAVIEEAVLRRPIGGTAVLRDQLDALLEATTRPNVTVQIIPLESSGHAATGGAFSLLRFPQRDLPDIVYLEHLTSALYLDKRDDVETYTQALELLASTSPPPQQTERQLLRLLQRLA